One segment of Leptodactylus fuscus isolate aLepFus1 chromosome 7, aLepFus1.hap2, whole genome shotgun sequence DNA contains the following:
- the RBM25 gene encoding RNA-binding protein 25 isoform X2: MNDHLCSRIVFGVGTENMSYPPHLNRPPMGIPTLPPGIPPPQFPGFPPPPGTPMIPVPMGLMAPGPAVLLPTVPMVGKHMGPRKDIMGLKNKENDENSGPTTTVFVGNISDKASDMLIRQLLAKCGLVLSWKRVQGASGKLQAFGFCEYKEPESTLRALRLLHDLQIGEKKLLVKVDAKTKAQLDEWKAGRRASNGNARPESAADEDDDLDEETKRRDNVIKGAIELLIKEYSSELNAPSLDSESHPKKKRKDKKEELSQEDINAIEMEEDKRDLISREISKFRDTHKKLEEEKGKKEKERQEFEKERRERQRERERERREREREQDKEREKEKERERDRERNKDRDRDRDRDRDRDRDRDRDKDRDRGRDHSKDRSRSREKSRDRDRDRERERERDRERDREKEKKRDREEDEEETYERRKLERKLREKEAAYQERLKNWEIRERKKARDYEKEAEREEEKRRDMAKEAKRLKEFLEDYDDDRDDPKYYRGSALQKRLRDREKEIEADERDRKREKEELEEIRQRLLAEGHPDPDAELQRMEQEAERRRQPPQIKPQPESEEEEEEKPIKEEKHEEPIEEEEEPEPKPCLKPTMRPISSAPSVSSGSGHATPNSPGDESPCGIIIPHENSPEQQPQEEYRPKIGLSLKLGASSSPSQTNAAKRKKLPVDSVFNKFEDEDSDEVPRKRKLVPLDYGDDDKSSAKNNVNTEEKRKHIKSLIEKIPTAKPELFAYPLDWSIVDTTLMERRIRPWINKKIIEYIGEEEATLVDFVCSKVMAHSSPQSILDDVAMVLDEEAEVFIVKMWRLLIYETEAKKIGLVK, encoded by the exons ATGAATGATCACCTCTGCAGCCGCATTGTGTTTGGG GTTGGTACTGAAAACATGTCTTACCCACCACATCTTAACCGTCCTCCTATGGGGATTCCAACTCTGCCTCCAGGCATTCCTCCTCCACAGTTTCCAGGTTTTCCTCCCCCTCCTG GTACTCCAATGATTCCTGTACCAATGGGTTTAATGGCTCCAGGACCCGCT GTTTTGTTACCGACTGTACCTATGGTTGGGAAACACATGGGTCCTCGAAAAGATATAATgggcctgaaaaataaagaaaatgatgAAAACAGCGGCCCCACAACCACTGTTTTTGTAGGAAATATTTCAGATAAGGCCTCAGACATGCTTATCAGGCAGCTACTAGCT AAATGCGGTTTGGTTTTGAGCTGGAAGAGAGTCCAGGGGGCgtcggggaagcttcaag CGTTTGGATTCTGTGAGTACAAAGAGCCTGAATCTACTCTGCGCGCACTGCGTTTACTCCATGATCTGCAGATTGGAGAAAAGAAACTACTTGTAAAAGTAGATGCTAAGACTAAAGCCCAACTGGATGAATGGAAAGCGGGCAGGAGGGCTTCCAATGGG aacgccCGCCCTGAGTcagctgctgatgaagatgatgaCCTTGATGAAGAAACTAAAAGACGGGATAATGTTATTAAAGGTGCAATTGAGCTTCTAATAAAAGAGTATTCCAGTGAGCTGAATGCTCCATCTCTAGACTCTGAATCACACCctaaaaagaaaaggaaagacaAAAAGGAAGAATTGTCA CAGGAAGACATAAATGCAATCGAAATGGAAGAAGATAAGAGAGACCTGATATCCCGCGAGATCAGTAAATTCAGAGATACGCACAAG AAACTGGAAGAGGAGAAGGGAAAAAAGGAAAAGGAGAGACAAGAGTTTGAGAAAGAACGGAGGGAAAGGCAGAGGGAACGTGAGCGAGAGAGAAGAGAGCGAGAACGGGAACAAGACAAAGAGCGCGAgaaggagaaagagagagagcgagaTCGTGAAAGAAACAAAGATAGAGACCGGGACAGGGACAGAGACCGAGACCGTGATAGAGACAGAGATCGTGACAAGGATAGAGACCGTGGGAGAGATCATAGCAAGGATCGAAGTCGATCAAG ggagAAAAGTAGAGACAGGGATAGAGACCGTGAACGTGAGCGGGAAAGAGACAGAGAACGGGacagagaaaaagagaaaaaaagagacAGAGAGGAAGATGAGGAAGAAACATACGAGCGACGAAAACTTGAAAGAAAACTGCGTGAAAAAGAAGCTGCATACCAAGAG CGTCTTAAAAATTGGGAGATCAGAGAGCGAAAAAAAGCAAGAGATTATGAAAAGGAAGCTGAGCGAGAGGAAGAAAAACGCAGAGATATG GCAAAAGAAGCAAAAAGGTTAAAAGAATTTTTGGAAGATTATGATGATGACAGAGATGATCCTAAGTATTACAG AGGCAGTGCACTCCAGAAAAGATTAAGGGACAGAGAAAAAGAAATTGAAGCAGATGAACGAGACCGTAAACGAGAAAAAGAAGAGCTTGAAGAAATCAGGCAGCGGTTATTAGCAGAAGGGCATCCAGACCCAGATGCTGAGCTTCAGAGG ATGGAACAAGAGGCAGAAAGGCGAAGGCAACCACCACAGATTAAACCACAGCCTGAAtctgaagaggaggaagaggagaaaccAATCAAAGAGGAAAAACATGAGGAGCCaattgaggaggaggaagagcctgAACCAAAACCCTGCCTTAAGCCTACCATGCGGCCTATTAGTTCTGCCCCATCTGTCTCTTCTGGCAGTGGCCATGCCACCCCTAACTCTCCTGGGGATGAATCTCCTTGTGGTATTATTATCCCTCATGAAAATTCACCAGAACAGCAGCCACAAGAGGAATACCGACCAAAAATAGGTCTTAGTCTCAAATTAG GTGCTTCCAGTAGTCCCAGCCAAACAAATGCTGCTAAAAGGAAGAAACTGCCAGTAGATAGTGTTTTCAATAAATTTGAGGATGAAGATAGCGATGAGGTGCCTCGGAAAAGGAAACTGGTGCCATTGGATTATGGTGATGATGACAAATCCTCTGCCAAAAATAATGTGAACACTGAAGAGAAACGCAAACATATCAAGAGTCTTATAGAGAAAATCCCCACAGCTAAACCAGAGCTGTTTGCTTATCCTTTGGACTGGTCCATAGTAGATACC ACATTAATGGAGAGAAGAATTAGGCCGTGGATCAATAAGAAGATCATTGAATATATAGGTGAAGAAGAAGCTACCTTAGTTGATTTTGTGTGTTCGAAG
- the RBM25 gene encoding RNA-binding protein 25 isoform X3: MSYPPHLNRPPMGIPTLPPGIPPPQFPGFPPPPGTPMIPVPMGLMAPGPAVLLPTVPMVGKHMGPRKDIMGLKNKENDENSGPTTTVFVGNISDKASDMLIRQLLAKCGLVLSWKRVQGASGKLQGKCAFGFCEYKEPESTLRALRLLHDLQIGEKKLLVKVDAKTKAQLDEWKAGRRASNGNARPESAADEDDDLDEETKRRDNVIKGAIELLIKEYSSELNAPSLDSESHPKKKRKDKKEELSQEDINAIEMEEDKRDLISREISKFRDTHKKLEEEKGKKEKERQEFEKERRERQRERERERREREREQDKEREKEKERERDRERNKDRDRDRDRDRDRDRDRDRDKDRDRGRDHSKDRSRSREKSRDRDRDRERERERDRERDREKEKKRDREEDEEETYERRKLERKLREKEAAYQERLKNWEIRERKKARDYEKEAEREEEKRRDMAKEAKRLKEFLEDYDDDRDDPKYYRGSALQKRLRDREKEIEADERDRKREKEELEEIRQRLLAEGHPDPDAELQRMEQEAERRRQPPQIKPQPESEEEEEEKPIKEEKHEEPIEEEEEPEPKPCLKPTMRPISSAPSVSSGSGHATPNSPGDESPCGIIIPHENSPEQQPQEEYRPKIGLSLKLGASSSPSQTNAAKRKKLPVDSVFNKFEDEDSDEVPRKRKLVPLDYGDDDKSSAKNNVNTEEKRKHIKSLIEKIPTAKPELFAYPLDWSIVDTTLMERRIRPWINKKIIEYIGEEEATLVDFVCSKVMAHSSPQSILDDVAMVLDEEAEVFIVKMWRLLIYETEAKKIGLVK, from the exons ATGTCTTACCCACCACATCTTAACCGTCCTCCTATGGGGATTCCAACTCTGCCTCCAGGCATTCCTCCTCCACAGTTTCCAGGTTTTCCTCCCCCTCCTG GTACTCCAATGATTCCTGTACCAATGGGTTTAATGGCTCCAGGACCCGCT GTTTTGTTACCGACTGTACCTATGGTTGGGAAACACATGGGTCCTCGAAAAGATATAATgggcctgaaaaataaagaaaatgatgAAAACAGCGGCCCCACAACCACTGTTTTTGTAGGAAATATTTCAGATAAGGCCTCAGACATGCTTATCAGGCAGCTACTAGCT AAATGCGGTTTGGTTTTGAGCTGGAAGAGAGTCCAGGGGGCgtcggggaagcttcaaggtaagTGTG CGTTTGGATTCTGTGAGTACAAAGAGCCTGAATCTACTCTGCGCGCACTGCGTTTACTCCATGATCTGCAGATTGGAGAAAAGAAACTACTTGTAAAAGTAGATGCTAAGACTAAAGCCCAACTGGATGAATGGAAAGCGGGCAGGAGGGCTTCCAATGGG aacgccCGCCCTGAGTcagctgctgatgaagatgatgaCCTTGATGAAGAAACTAAAAGACGGGATAATGTTATTAAAGGTGCAATTGAGCTTCTAATAAAAGAGTATTCCAGTGAGCTGAATGCTCCATCTCTAGACTCTGAATCACACCctaaaaagaaaaggaaagacaAAAAGGAAGAATTGTCA CAGGAAGACATAAATGCAATCGAAATGGAAGAAGATAAGAGAGACCTGATATCCCGCGAGATCAGTAAATTCAGAGATACGCACAAG AAACTGGAAGAGGAGAAGGGAAAAAAGGAAAAGGAGAGACAAGAGTTTGAGAAAGAACGGAGGGAAAGGCAGAGGGAACGTGAGCGAGAGAGAAGAGAGCGAGAACGGGAACAAGACAAAGAGCGCGAgaaggagaaagagagagagcgagaTCGTGAAAGAAACAAAGATAGAGACCGGGACAGGGACAGAGACCGAGACCGTGATAGAGACAGAGATCGTGACAAGGATAGAGACCGTGGGAGAGATCATAGCAAGGATCGAAGTCGATCAAG ggagAAAAGTAGAGACAGGGATAGAGACCGTGAACGTGAGCGGGAAAGAGACAGAGAACGGGacagagaaaaagagaaaaaaagagacAGAGAGGAAGATGAGGAAGAAACATACGAGCGACGAAAACTTGAAAGAAAACTGCGTGAAAAAGAAGCTGCATACCAAGAG CGTCTTAAAAATTGGGAGATCAGAGAGCGAAAAAAAGCAAGAGATTATGAAAAGGAAGCTGAGCGAGAGGAAGAAAAACGCAGAGATATG GCAAAAGAAGCAAAAAGGTTAAAAGAATTTTTGGAAGATTATGATGATGACAGAGATGATCCTAAGTATTACAG AGGCAGTGCACTCCAGAAAAGATTAAGGGACAGAGAAAAAGAAATTGAAGCAGATGAACGAGACCGTAAACGAGAAAAAGAAGAGCTTGAAGAAATCAGGCAGCGGTTATTAGCAGAAGGGCATCCAGACCCAGATGCTGAGCTTCAGAGG ATGGAACAAGAGGCAGAAAGGCGAAGGCAACCACCACAGATTAAACCACAGCCTGAAtctgaagaggaggaagaggagaaaccAATCAAAGAGGAAAAACATGAGGAGCCaattgaggaggaggaagagcctgAACCAAAACCCTGCCTTAAGCCTACCATGCGGCCTATTAGTTCTGCCCCATCTGTCTCTTCTGGCAGTGGCCATGCCACCCCTAACTCTCCTGGGGATGAATCTCCTTGTGGTATTATTATCCCTCATGAAAATTCACCAGAACAGCAGCCACAAGAGGAATACCGACCAAAAATAGGTCTTAGTCTCAAATTAG GTGCTTCCAGTAGTCCCAGCCAAACAAATGCTGCTAAAAGGAAGAAACTGCCAGTAGATAGTGTTTTCAATAAATTTGAGGATGAAGATAGCGATGAGGTGCCTCGGAAAAGGAAACTGGTGCCATTGGATTATGGTGATGATGACAAATCCTCTGCCAAAAATAATGTGAACACTGAAGAGAAACGCAAACATATCAAGAGTCTTATAGAGAAAATCCCCACAGCTAAACCAGAGCTGTTTGCTTATCCTTTGGACTGGTCCATAGTAGATACC ACATTAATGGAGAGAAGAATTAGGCCGTGGATCAATAAGAAGATCATTGAATATATAGGTGAAGAAGAAGCTACCTTAGTTGATTTTGTGTGTTCGAAG
- the RBM25 gene encoding RNA-binding protein 25 isoform X1 — protein sequence MNDHLCSRIVFGVGTENMSYPPHLNRPPMGIPTLPPGIPPPQFPGFPPPPGTPMIPVPMGLMAPGPAVLLPTVPMVGKHMGPRKDIMGLKNKENDENSGPTTTVFVGNISDKASDMLIRQLLAKCGLVLSWKRVQGASGKLQGKCAFGFCEYKEPESTLRALRLLHDLQIGEKKLLVKVDAKTKAQLDEWKAGRRASNGNARPESAADEDDDLDEETKRRDNVIKGAIELLIKEYSSELNAPSLDSESHPKKKRKDKKEELSQEDINAIEMEEDKRDLISREISKFRDTHKKLEEEKGKKEKERQEFEKERRERQRERERERREREREQDKEREKEKERERDRERNKDRDRDRDRDRDRDRDRDRDKDRDRGRDHSKDRSRSREKSRDRDRDRERERERDRERDREKEKKRDREEDEEETYERRKLERKLREKEAAYQERLKNWEIRERKKARDYEKEAEREEEKRRDMAKEAKRLKEFLEDYDDDRDDPKYYRGSALQKRLRDREKEIEADERDRKREKEELEEIRQRLLAEGHPDPDAELQRMEQEAERRRQPPQIKPQPESEEEEEEKPIKEEKHEEPIEEEEEPEPKPCLKPTMRPISSAPSVSSGSGHATPNSPGDESPCGIIIPHENSPEQQPQEEYRPKIGLSLKLGASSSPSQTNAAKRKKLPVDSVFNKFEDEDSDEVPRKRKLVPLDYGDDDKSSAKNNVNTEEKRKHIKSLIEKIPTAKPELFAYPLDWSIVDTTLMERRIRPWINKKIIEYIGEEEATLVDFVCSKVMAHSSPQSILDDVAMVLDEEAEVFIVKMWRLLIYETEAKKIGLVK from the exons ATGAATGATCACCTCTGCAGCCGCATTGTGTTTGGG GTTGGTACTGAAAACATGTCTTACCCACCACATCTTAACCGTCCTCCTATGGGGATTCCAACTCTGCCTCCAGGCATTCCTCCTCCACAGTTTCCAGGTTTTCCTCCCCCTCCTG GTACTCCAATGATTCCTGTACCAATGGGTTTAATGGCTCCAGGACCCGCT GTTTTGTTACCGACTGTACCTATGGTTGGGAAACACATGGGTCCTCGAAAAGATATAATgggcctgaaaaataaagaaaatgatgAAAACAGCGGCCCCACAACCACTGTTTTTGTAGGAAATATTTCAGATAAGGCCTCAGACATGCTTATCAGGCAGCTACTAGCT AAATGCGGTTTGGTTTTGAGCTGGAAGAGAGTCCAGGGGGCgtcggggaagcttcaaggtaagTGTG CGTTTGGATTCTGTGAGTACAAAGAGCCTGAATCTACTCTGCGCGCACTGCGTTTACTCCATGATCTGCAGATTGGAGAAAAGAAACTACTTGTAAAAGTAGATGCTAAGACTAAAGCCCAACTGGATGAATGGAAAGCGGGCAGGAGGGCTTCCAATGGG aacgccCGCCCTGAGTcagctgctgatgaagatgatgaCCTTGATGAAGAAACTAAAAGACGGGATAATGTTATTAAAGGTGCAATTGAGCTTCTAATAAAAGAGTATTCCAGTGAGCTGAATGCTCCATCTCTAGACTCTGAATCACACCctaaaaagaaaaggaaagacaAAAAGGAAGAATTGTCA CAGGAAGACATAAATGCAATCGAAATGGAAGAAGATAAGAGAGACCTGATATCCCGCGAGATCAGTAAATTCAGAGATACGCACAAG AAACTGGAAGAGGAGAAGGGAAAAAAGGAAAAGGAGAGACAAGAGTTTGAGAAAGAACGGAGGGAAAGGCAGAGGGAACGTGAGCGAGAGAGAAGAGAGCGAGAACGGGAACAAGACAAAGAGCGCGAgaaggagaaagagagagagcgagaTCGTGAAAGAAACAAAGATAGAGACCGGGACAGGGACAGAGACCGAGACCGTGATAGAGACAGAGATCGTGACAAGGATAGAGACCGTGGGAGAGATCATAGCAAGGATCGAAGTCGATCAAG ggagAAAAGTAGAGACAGGGATAGAGACCGTGAACGTGAGCGGGAAAGAGACAGAGAACGGGacagagaaaaagagaaaaaaagagacAGAGAGGAAGATGAGGAAGAAACATACGAGCGACGAAAACTTGAAAGAAAACTGCGTGAAAAAGAAGCTGCATACCAAGAG CGTCTTAAAAATTGGGAGATCAGAGAGCGAAAAAAAGCAAGAGATTATGAAAAGGAAGCTGAGCGAGAGGAAGAAAAACGCAGAGATATG GCAAAAGAAGCAAAAAGGTTAAAAGAATTTTTGGAAGATTATGATGATGACAGAGATGATCCTAAGTATTACAG AGGCAGTGCACTCCAGAAAAGATTAAGGGACAGAGAAAAAGAAATTGAAGCAGATGAACGAGACCGTAAACGAGAAAAAGAAGAGCTTGAAGAAATCAGGCAGCGGTTATTAGCAGAAGGGCATCCAGACCCAGATGCTGAGCTTCAGAGG ATGGAACAAGAGGCAGAAAGGCGAAGGCAACCACCACAGATTAAACCACAGCCTGAAtctgaagaggaggaagaggagaaaccAATCAAAGAGGAAAAACATGAGGAGCCaattgaggaggaggaagagcctgAACCAAAACCCTGCCTTAAGCCTACCATGCGGCCTATTAGTTCTGCCCCATCTGTCTCTTCTGGCAGTGGCCATGCCACCCCTAACTCTCCTGGGGATGAATCTCCTTGTGGTATTATTATCCCTCATGAAAATTCACCAGAACAGCAGCCACAAGAGGAATACCGACCAAAAATAGGTCTTAGTCTCAAATTAG GTGCTTCCAGTAGTCCCAGCCAAACAAATGCTGCTAAAAGGAAGAAACTGCCAGTAGATAGTGTTTTCAATAAATTTGAGGATGAAGATAGCGATGAGGTGCCTCGGAAAAGGAAACTGGTGCCATTGGATTATGGTGATGATGACAAATCCTCTGCCAAAAATAATGTGAACACTGAAGAGAAACGCAAACATATCAAGAGTCTTATAGAGAAAATCCCCACAGCTAAACCAGAGCTGTTTGCTTATCCTTTGGACTGGTCCATAGTAGATACC ACATTAATGGAGAGAAGAATTAGGCCGTGGATCAATAAGAAGATCATTGAATATATAGGTGAAGAAGAAGCTACCTTAGTTGATTTTGTGTGTTCGAAG